In the genome of Kitasatospora cathayae, one region contains:
- the atpE gene encoding ATP synthase F0 subunit C, which yields MSILAEGTVYGSVASLGYGLAAIGPGIGVGLIFGNGVQAMARQPEAAGLIRSNMFIGFALTEALALIGIVMPFVFGNK from the coding sequence ATGAGCATCCTCGCTGAGGGCACTGTCTACGGTTCCGTCGCCTCCCTGGGCTACGGCCTCGCCGCCATCGGCCCCGGCATCGGCGTCGGTCTGATCTTCGGTAACGGTGTCCAGGCCATGGCCCGCCAGCCCGAGGCTGCCGGTCTCATCCGTTCCAACATGTTCATCGGCTTCGCGCTGACCGAGGCGCTCGCCCTCATCGGCATCGTCATGCCGTTCGTCTTCGGCAACAAGTAA
- the prfA gene encoding peptide chain release factor 1 yields MFEAVEELLVEHADLETRLADPSVHADQANARRLAKRYAELTPITRVYRQWRQAGEDIEAARELAAEDPEFISEVKDSEARRDELTEELRLLLVPCDPSDDKDVILEIKAGEGGEESALFAGDLLRMYLRYAERIGWKTEIIDSNESDLGGYKDVSVAVKTKGNAEPGQGVWARLKYEGGVHRVQRVPATESQGRIHTSAAGVLVTPEAEEVEVEILANDLRIDVYRSSGPGGQSVNTTDSAVRITHLPTGIVASCQNEKSQLQNKEQAMRILRSRLLAAAQEEAEREASDARRSQVRTVDRSERIRTYNYPENRISDHRTGFKAYNLDQVLDGELNAVIQSCVDKDAAAKLAAAQEN; encoded by the coding sequence ATGTTCGAGGCAGTCGAAGAGCTCCTCGTCGAGCACGCCGACCTCGAGACGAGGCTGGCCGACCCGTCCGTCCACGCCGACCAGGCCAACGCCCGCAGGCTGGCCAAGCGGTACGCCGAGCTGACCCCGATCACCCGGGTCTACCGGCAGTGGCGACAGGCCGGCGAGGACATCGAGGCCGCGCGCGAACTCGCCGCCGAGGACCCGGAGTTCATCTCCGAGGTGAAGGACTCCGAGGCGCGCCGCGACGAACTGACCGAAGAACTGCGGCTGCTGCTCGTCCCGTGCGACCCGAGTGACGACAAGGACGTCATCCTGGAGATCAAGGCGGGCGAGGGCGGCGAGGAGTCCGCGTTGTTCGCCGGCGACCTGCTCCGGATGTACCTGCGCTACGCCGAGCGGATCGGCTGGAAGACCGAGATCATCGACTCCAACGAGTCCGACCTCGGCGGCTACAAGGACGTCTCGGTGGCCGTCAAGACCAAGGGCAACGCCGAGCCCGGCCAGGGCGTCTGGGCCCGGCTGAAGTACGAGGGCGGCGTGCACCGCGTGCAGCGCGTCCCCGCCACCGAGTCGCAGGGCCGCATCCACACCTCCGCGGCGGGCGTGCTGGTCACCCCCGAGGCGGAGGAGGTCGAGGTCGAGATCCTCGCCAACGACCTGCGGATCGACGTCTACCGCTCCTCCGGCCCCGGCGGCCAGTCGGTCAACACCACCGACTCCGCGGTCCGGATCACCCACCTGCCGACCGGTATCGTGGCGTCCTGCCAGAACGAGAAGAGCCAGCTGCAGAACAAGGAGCAGGCGATGCGCATCCTGCGTTCGCGGCTGCTGGCCGCCGCGCAGGAGGAGGCCGAGCGCGAGGCCTCGGACGCGCGTCGCAGCCAGGTCCGTACGGTGGACCGCTCCGAGCGGATCCGGACGTACAACTACCCGGAGAACCGCATCTCGGACCACCGCACGGGGTTCAAGGCGTACAACCTGGACCAGGTCCTGGACGGCGAACTGAACGCGGTGATCCAGTCCTGCGTCGACAAGGACGCGGCGGCCAAGCTCGCCGCGGCCCAAGAGAACTGA
- the rpmE gene encoding 50S ribosomal protein L31 has translation MKSNVHPEYVVTRVTCTCGAEFTTRSTETSGEIRAEVCSQCHPFYTGKQKILDTGGRVARFEARFGKQHSAKA, from the coding sequence TTGAAGTCCAACGTTCACCCGGAGTACGTGGTCACCCGCGTGACCTGCACCTGCGGCGCCGAGTTCACCACCCGCTCGACCGAGACCAGCGGCGAGATCCGCGCCGAGGTCTGCTCGCAGTGCCACCCGTTCTACACCGGCAAGCAGAAGATCCTCGACACCGGTGGCCGCGTCGCCCGCTTCGAGGCCCGCTTCGGCAAGCAGCACAGCGCGAAGGCCTAG
- the atpB gene encoding F0F1 ATP synthase subunit A, giving the protein MSAELPLASSCHFGDAGCGFPAPGLNEFQFKPIFSVGGIDFNKPMLLSIIVALLVVVFFWAAFAKPRLVPGKLQLVGEIGYDFVKRSIVLETIGKKGEKYVPMLVSMFFFIWLMNIMSIIPFAQYPVTATIAFPAGLAAVVWITYMTLTFKKHGFVGGLKNLCWPSGIPGWVMFILVPIEFFSNIFVRPFTLAVRAFANMFAGHLLIVMFSIASWYLLSPTLGALYGSASFVVAVGLTAFELLVQFLQAYIFVMLASSYIAGALEEAH; this is encoded by the coding sequence GTGAGTGCTGAACTCCCCCTCGCCAGCAGTTGCCACTTCGGGGACGCTGGCTGCGGCTTCCCGGCCCCGGGTCTGAACGAGTTCCAGTTCAAGCCGATCTTCTCGGTCGGCGGCATCGACTTCAACAAGCCGATGCTGCTGTCGATCATCGTCGCGCTCCTGGTCGTCGTGTTCTTCTGGGCCGCCTTCGCGAAGCCGCGCCTGGTCCCGGGCAAGCTGCAGCTGGTCGGTGAGATCGGCTACGACTTCGTCAAGCGCTCCATCGTGCTGGAGACGATCGGCAAGAAGGGCGAGAAGTACGTCCCGATGCTGGTCTCGATGTTCTTCTTCATCTGGTTGATGAACATCATGTCGATCATCCCGTTCGCCCAGTACCCCGTGACGGCGACGATCGCGTTCCCGGCCGGCCTCGCGGCCGTCGTGTGGATCACCTACATGACGCTGACCTTCAAGAAGCACGGCTTCGTCGGCGGTCTCAAGAACCTCTGCTGGCCGTCGGGCATCCCCGGCTGGGTCATGTTCATCCTGGTGCCGATCGAGTTCTTCTCGAACATCTTCGTGCGCCCCTTCACGCTCGCGGTCCGAGCCTTCGCGAACATGTTCGCCGGCCACCTGCTGATCGTGATGTTCTCCATCGCCTCCTGGTACCTGCTCAGCCCGACCCTGGGCGCGCTGTACGGCTCGGCCTCGTTCGTCGTCGCCGTCGGCCTGACCGCCTTCGAGCTGCTGGTCCAGTTCCTGCAGGCCTACATCTTCGTGATGCTGGCCAGCAGCTACATCGCCGGTGCCCTGGAAGAGGCGCACTGA
- a CDS encoding MraY family glycosyltransferase gives MREYLLVLFCTAAVTYLLTGPVRKFAIAAGAMPPVRARDVHREPTPRLGGIAMFGGLCAGILVASQLDNLSKVFNGGSDIRALLSGAGIMFLLGVLDDKWGVDALVKLGGQMIAAGVMVWQGVTVITLPVPGVGPVAVSPTQGMVISVTLVVVMVNAVNFIDGLDGLAGGMVCIAAIAFFLYSYRLWYGYAITDAAPAVLFSVLLIGMCLGFLAHNMHPARIFMGDSGSMMLGLMLAVAAISITGRVDPDLINSETGSQTATVHTLVPIYIPLLLPLTVIALPLADLLLAVVRRTWAGQSPFAADKRHLHHRLLQVGHSHSRAVLIMYFWAALIAFGTVAFSVTNTGRTVVLTLAGLCLVGLVVLLTPRFRPRAPRAVQSFVPPRYRRRPSGAPMAELSAKDKQLLGEASRGSSAPSDHDKATGRR, from the coding sequence GTGCGTGAGTATCTGCTGGTGCTGTTCTGCACCGCCGCCGTCACCTACCTGCTGACCGGCCCGGTCCGGAAGTTCGCCATCGCAGCCGGCGCGATGCCCCCGGTCCGCGCCCGCGACGTGCACCGCGAGCCCACTCCGCGGCTCGGCGGCATCGCGATGTTCGGCGGGCTGTGCGCGGGCATCCTGGTCGCCTCGCAGCTGGACAACCTGAGCAAGGTGTTCAACGGGGGCAGTGACATCCGCGCGCTGCTGTCCGGCGCGGGGATCATGTTCCTGCTCGGGGTGCTCGACGACAAGTGGGGCGTGGACGCCCTGGTGAAGCTCGGCGGCCAGATGATCGCCGCCGGCGTGATGGTCTGGCAGGGCGTCACGGTGATCACCCTCCCGGTGCCCGGCGTCGGCCCGGTGGCGGTGAGCCCGACCCAGGGCATGGTCATCTCGGTGACCCTGGTCGTCGTCATGGTCAACGCGGTGAACTTCATCGACGGCCTGGACGGCCTGGCGGGCGGCATGGTCTGCATCGCCGCGATCGCGTTCTTCCTGTACAGCTACCGGCTCTGGTACGGCTACGCGATCACCGACGCGGCCCCCGCCGTGCTGTTCAGCGTGCTGCTGATCGGCATGTGCCTGGGCTTCCTGGCGCACAACATGCACCCCGCCCGGATCTTCATGGGCGACTCCGGCTCGATGATGCTGGGCCTGATGCTGGCCGTCGCCGCGATCTCGATCACCGGCCGGGTCGACCCGGACCTGATCAACAGCGAGACCGGTTCGCAGACCGCCACCGTGCACACCCTGGTGCCGATCTACATCCCGCTGCTGCTGCCGCTGACGGTCATCGCGCTGCCGCTGGCCGACCTGCTGCTCGCGGTGGTGCGCCGCACCTGGGCCGGCCAGTCCCCGTTCGCCGCCGACAAGCGCCACCTGCACCACCGACTGCTCCAGGTCGGGCACTCGCACAGCCGCGCCGTACTGATCATGTACTTCTGGGCCGCGCTGATCGCCTTCGGCACGGTCGCCTTCTCGGTGACCAACACCGGCCGCACGGTGGTGCTGACCCTCGCCGGGCTCTGCCTGGTCGGCCTGGTGGTGCTGCTGACCCCGCGGTTCCGGCCGCGGGCCCCCCGGGCGGTGCAGTCCTTCGTCCCGCCGCGGTACCGGCGGCGCCCGTCCGGCGCCCCGATGGCTGAACTGTCCGCAAAGGACAAGCAACTTCTCGGTGAAGCCAGCCGGGGCTCGTCCGCGCCCTCCGATCACGACAAAGCCACCGGCCGCCGGTGA
- a CDS encoding serine hydroxymethyltransferase yields MTVTDAASGSTATTKGRPWASEALHRADPQIADLLAAEAERRAETIQLLAGENLTSPAVLAALTGPLIDKYAEGYPGRRHHTGCALADAAELLAIDRARQLFSAPHANVQPRSATSAMLAAYAALLRPGDGVLAMSLEHGGHLSCGSRANFSGRWFDFTGYGVREGDGLIDLDQVRELARMHRPKAIVAGSISHPRHPDWAAFREIADEVDAYLIASVAQTTGLVAAGLAPSPVPYADVTVAATHKLLRGPRGGLLLSTAELAERIDRAVFPFSQGGAAMNEVAGKAVALAEAGKPAYRAYAERTVSGAQALARGLAEAGMRPLTGGTDTHLVTADVSPLGVTGAEAERRCAAAGLLLGKCALPYDPAPAAEASGIRLGTGTVTSQGMGVAELSEIAGLIARLLSGQAPGPVAARVRELAAAFAERS; encoded by the coding sequence ATGACCGTCACCGATGCCGCCTCCGGCTCGACCGCGACGACGAAGGGGCGCCCGTGGGCGTCCGAGGCGTTGCACCGGGCGGATCCGCAGATCGCCGACCTGCTGGCCGCCGAGGCCGAGCGCCGCGCCGAGACGATCCAGCTGCTGGCGGGGGAGAACCTGACCAGCCCCGCCGTCCTGGCGGCGCTGACCGGTCCGCTGATCGACAAGTACGCCGAGGGCTATCCGGGCCGCCGGCACCACACCGGCTGCGCGCTGGCCGACGCCGCGGAGCTGCTGGCGATCGACCGGGCGCGCCAGCTGTTCTCCGCCCCGCACGCCAACGTCCAGCCCAGGTCGGCGACTTCGGCGATGCTGGCGGCCTACGCGGCGCTGCTGCGGCCGGGTGACGGGGTGCTGGCGATGTCGCTGGAGCACGGCGGCCACCTCAGCTGCGGTTCGCGGGCCAACTTCTCCGGCCGCTGGTTCGACTTCACCGGCTACGGCGTGCGCGAGGGCGACGGCCTGATCGACCTCGACCAGGTGCGCGAGCTGGCCCGGATGCACCGCCCGAAGGCCATCGTGGCGGGTTCGATCTCCCACCCCCGGCACCCGGACTGGGCGGCCTTCCGGGAGATCGCCGACGAGGTGGACGCCTATCTGATCGCCTCCGTCGCGCAGACCACCGGCCTGGTCGCGGCCGGGCTGGCGCCCTCCCCGGTGCCGTACGCGGACGTCACGGTGGCGGCCACCCACAAGCTTCTGCGCGGTCCGCGCGGGGGCCTGCTGCTGTCCACCGCGGAGCTGGCCGAGCGGATCGACCGGGCGGTGTTCCCGTTCAGCCAGGGCGGTGCGGCGATGAACGAGGTGGCGGGCAAGGCGGTGGCCCTCGCGGAGGCCGGGAAGCCCGCCTACCGGGCGTACGCGGAGCGGACGGTGTCCGGGGCGCAGGCGCTTGCCAGGGGGCTCGCAGAGGCCGGTATGCGCCCTCTGACGGGCGGTACCGACACCCATCTGGTGACCGCCGACGTGAGCCCGCTCGGCGTGACCGGCGCGGAGGCGGAACGGCGCTGCGCGGCGGCCGGGTTGCTGCTCGGCAAGTGCGCGCTGCCGTACGACCCGGCGCCGGCCGCCGAGGCCTCCGGGATCCGGCTCGGCACGGGCACGGTGACCAGCCAGGGGATGGGCGTGGCGGAGCTGTCCGAGATCGCCGGCCTGATCGCCCGGCTGCTCTCCGGGCAGGCGCCCGGGCCGGTCGCGGCGCGGGTCCGGGAGCTGGCGGCGGCCTTCGCGGAGCGGAGCTGA
- a CDS encoding arsenate reductase/protein-tyrosine-phosphatase family protein, which produces MAPYLSVGPRPLDHFRILFVCTGNICRSPIAERLTRRELDTRLNPRVAGRILVESAGTWGHEGAPMEDHAATVLNEYGADSGGFTGRELLDEHVVEADLVLTATLDHRAQVISMGHEAGLRTFTLKEFTRLVRTIDPGTLPDPRRGADVTERARALVRAAAALRGWLLAATPESDEVDDPYGAPIGMFRNCGEEIFHAVDPVVTALTGVQAPR; this is translated from the coding sequence ATAGCGCCGTACCTGAGCGTGGGTCCCAGGCCGCTGGACCACTTCCGGATCCTGTTCGTCTGCACCGGCAACATCTGCCGCTCGCCGATAGCCGAGCGGCTCACCCGGCGCGAGCTGGACACCCGGCTCAACCCCCGGGTGGCCGGGCGGATCCTGGTCGAGAGCGCCGGCACCTGGGGCCACGAGGGCGCGCCGATGGAGGACCACGCCGCGACCGTGCTCAACGAGTACGGCGCCGACAGCGGCGGCTTCACCGGCCGGGAGTTGCTGGACGAGCACGTGGTCGAGGCCGACCTGGTGCTCACCGCGACCCTGGACCACCGCGCCCAGGTGATCTCGATGGGCCACGAGGCGGGGCTGCGCACCTTCACGCTGAAGGAGTTCACCCGCCTGGTGCGGACGATCGACCCGGGCACCCTGCCCGACCCGCGCCGCGGTGCCGACGTCACCGAGCGGGCCCGTGCCCTGGTCCGGGCGGCCGCCGCGCTGCGCGGCTGGCTGCTGGCCGCGACCCCGGAGTCGGACGAGGTGGACGACCCGTACGGGGCTCCGATCGGCATGTTCCGCAACTGCGGCGAGGAGATATTCCACGCGGTCGACCCGGTGGTCACCGCGCTCACCGGCGTCCAGGCGCCCCGCTAG
- a CDS encoding F0F1 ATP synthase subunit B, whose product MSIVAQLAAEEKMNPLLPNWPEIVIGLLCFFIVFGLLGKKLLPSIEKVLSERRDAIEGGMERAEAAQAEAQALLEQYRAELAEARHEAARIVEQAREQGAAQLAEMREEGQRQREAIVAAGHAQIEADKKQATAALRQDVGSLATQLASRIVGESLEDSARQSGVIDRFLDELEAKAAVAQGAAK is encoded by the coding sequence ATGAGCATCGTGGCTCAGCTCGCGGCTGAGGAGAAGATGAACCCTCTTCTCCCCAACTGGCCCGAGATCGTTATCGGCCTGCTCTGCTTCTTCATCGTCTTCGGTCTGCTCGGCAAGAAGCTCCTCCCCAGCATCGAGAAGGTGCTGTCGGAGCGCCGGGACGCCATCGAAGGCGGCATGGAGCGCGCCGAGGCCGCTCAGGCCGAGGCCCAGGCCCTGCTTGAGCAGTACCGCGCCGAGCTCGCCGAGGCGCGCCACGAGGCTGCCCGGATCGTCGAGCAGGCTCGCGAGCAGGGTGCCGCCCAGCTCGCCGAGATGCGCGAGGAGGGCCAGCGTCAGCGCGAGGCCATCGTCGCCGCCGGTCACGCGCAGATCGAAGCCGACAAGAAGCAGGCGACTGCCGCCCTGCGCCAGGACGTGGGTTCGCTGGCCACCCAGCTGGCTTCCCGCATCGTGGGTGAGTCCCTCGAGGACTCCGCCCGCCAGAGCGGCGTGATCGACCGCTTCCTGGACGAGCTGGAGGCCAAGGCGGCCGTTGCTCAGGGTGCGGCCAAGTGA
- a CDS encoding F0F1 ATP synthase subunit delta, giving the protein MIGASREALAAGRQNLDSLTDSTSVDAAKLAEELTAVTAVLDREVSLRRVLTDPSRSGQDKAQLITSLLTGQVSGEAVDLVSGLVRSRWSGSRDLVDATEELAAYAEVIAADKAGVLDDVEDELFRFGRVVSGSHELRAALTEPKAGAAAKAQLINKLLGGRANAGTVRLVTALVNAPRGRSLEQGLESYSKLAAARRGRVVALVTSAVPLSDSQKERLAGALGRMYGRQVHLNIDVDPEVVGGVRVQIGDEIIDGTVSSRLEGARQSLEG; this is encoded by the coding sequence GTGATCGGCGCCAGCCGCGAGGCTCTCGCCGCCGGTCGGCAGAACCTGGACAGCCTGACCGACTCCACCTCGGTGGACGCGGCCAAGCTCGCCGAGGAGCTCACCGCCGTCACGGCCGTGCTGGACCGTGAGGTGTCGCTGCGCCGCGTCCTGACCGACCCGTCCCGGTCGGGTCAGGACAAGGCCCAGCTGATCACCTCGCTGCTGACCGGTCAGGTCTCCGGCGAGGCGGTGGACCTGGTCTCCGGCCTGGTCCGCTCGCGCTGGTCGGGTTCGCGCGACCTGGTGGACGCGACCGAGGAACTCGCCGCGTACGCCGAGGTCATCGCCGCGGACAAGGCGGGCGTCCTGGACGACGTCGAGGACGAGCTGTTCCGCTTCGGCCGGGTGGTGAGCGGTTCGCACGAGCTGCGCGCCGCGCTGACCGAGCCGAAGGCCGGTGCCGCCGCGAAGGCCCAGCTGATCAACAAGCTGCTCGGCGGCCGCGCCAACGCCGGCACCGTCCGGCTGGTCACCGCCCTCGTCAACGCGCCGCGTGGCCGTAGCCTGGAGCAGGGCCTCGAGTCCTACTCGAAGCTCGCCGCCGCGCGCCGCGGCCGCGTGGTGGCCCTGGTCACCAGCGCGGTGCCGCTGTCGGACAGCCAGAAGGAGCGCCTGGCCGGTGCTCTGGGCCGGATGTACGGCCGTCAGGTCCACCTGAACATCGACGTCGACCCCGAGGTCGTCGGCGGCGTCCGGGTGCAGATCGGCGACGAGATCATCGACGGCACCGTGTCGAGCCGCCTCGAAGGCGCTCGCCAGTCGCTCGAAGGCTGA
- a CDS encoding L-threonylcarbamoyladenylate synthase: MSRRYDCADAGDRATGLREAASAIRRGELVVLPTDTLYGVGADAFSPEAVGDLLAAKGRGRNMPSPVLVGSPTTLHGLVTDFSEQAWELVDAFWPGGLTLVARHQPSLRWDLGETRGTVAVRMPLHPVAIELLNATGPLAVSSANKTGGPSPATCDEAQAQLGDAISVYLDGGKADHATASSIVDVTGKVPVLLRAGAISIEQLREVVPDLEAGS; the protein is encoded by the coding sequence ATGAGCCGCCGCTACGACTGTGCCGACGCCGGGGACCGCGCCACCGGCCTGCGCGAGGCCGCCTCGGCCATCCGCCGCGGCGAACTCGTCGTGCTGCCCACCGACACCCTCTACGGCGTCGGCGCGGACGCCTTCTCCCCGGAGGCCGTCGGCGACCTGCTGGCCGCCAAGGGCCGCGGCCGCAACATGCCCTCGCCCGTCCTGGTCGGCTCGCCGACCACCCTGCACGGCCTGGTCACCGACTTCTCCGAGCAGGCCTGGGAGCTGGTCGACGCCTTCTGGCCCGGCGGCCTCACCCTGGTCGCCCGGCACCAGCCGTCGCTGCGCTGGGACCTCGGCGAGACCCGCGGCACCGTCGCGGTCCGGATGCCGCTGCACCCGGTCGCCATCGAGCTGCTGAACGCCACCGGCCCGCTCGCCGTCTCCAGCGCCAACAAGACCGGCGGGCCGTCCCCGGCGACCTGCGACGAGGCGCAGGCCCAGCTCGGCGACGCGATCTCGGTCTACCTGGACGGCGGGAAGGCCGACCACGCCACCGCCTCGTCCATCGTCGACGTCACCGGGAAGGTCCCGGTCCTGCTGCGGGCCGGCGCGATCAGCATCGAGCAGCTGAGGGAGGTCGTCCCCGACCTGGAGGCCGGAAGTTGA
- the prmC gene encoding peptide chain release factor N(5)-glutamine methyltransferase → MNLLLAEVAQATQRLAAAGVPSPRFDAEELAAYVHHVKRSQLHTVKDADFDARYWEAVSRREAREPLQHITGRAFFRYLELEVGPGVFVPRPETETVVEWAIDAVRDMDVAEPLVVDLCSGSGAIALALAQELPRSTVHAFELDEGALEYTRRNIEASPDRARVTLHAGDATKAFEDDRSWDGRFDLVISNPPYIPLTEWEYVAPEARDHDPQMSLFSGEDGLDTIRGIERVAARLLRPGGAVVIEHADQQGGQVPWIFNEERGWTDTADHRDLNNRPRFTTARRVGS, encoded by the coding sequence ATGAACCTGCTGCTCGCCGAGGTGGCCCAGGCCACCCAGCGGTTGGCCGCGGCCGGCGTGCCGTCGCCGCGCTTCGACGCGGAGGAACTCGCCGCCTACGTCCACCACGTCAAGCGCAGCCAGCTGCACACGGTGAAGGACGCCGACTTCGACGCCCGCTACTGGGAGGCGGTCTCGCGCCGCGAGGCGCGCGAGCCGCTGCAGCACATCACCGGGCGGGCGTTCTTCCGCTACCTCGAACTGGAGGTCGGCCCCGGGGTGTTCGTGCCCCGGCCGGAGACCGAGACGGTCGTCGAGTGGGCGATAGACGCGGTGCGCGACATGGACGTCGCCGAGCCGCTGGTGGTCGACCTGTGTTCCGGCTCCGGCGCCATCGCGCTCGCCCTGGCCCAGGAACTTCCGCGCTCCACCGTGCACGCCTTCGAACTCGACGAGGGAGCGCTGGAGTACACCCGGCGCAACATCGAGGCCAGCCCGGACCGGGCCAGGGTCACCCTGCACGCCGGGGACGCCACCAAGGCCTTCGAGGACGACCGCTCCTGGGACGGCCGCTTCGACCTGGTGATCTCCAACCCGCCGTACATCCCGCTCACCGAGTGGGAGTACGTCGCGCCGGAGGCCCGCGACCACGACCCGCAGATGTCCCTGTTCTCCGGCGAGGACGGCCTGGACACCATCCGCGGCATCGAGCGGGTGGCCGCCCGGCTGCTGCGCCCGGGCGGCGCGGTGGTGATCGAGCACGCCGACCAGCAGGGCGGGCAGGTGCCGTGGATCTTCAACGAGGAACGCGGCTGGACGGACACCGCCGACCACCGTGACCTGAACAACCGGCCGCGCTTCACGACCGCCCGGAGGGTCGGGTCGTGA
- the atpA gene encoding F0F1 ATP synthase subunit alpha, translated as MAELTIRPEEIRDALADFVQSYQPDAASVEEVGTVTDAADGIAHVEGLPSVMANELLKFEDGTLGLALNLDTREIGVVILGEFGGIEEGQTVRRTGEVLSVPVGDGFMGRVVDPLGNPIDGLGEIAAEGRRALELQAPGVMARKSVKQPLQTGIKAIDAMTPIGRGQRQLIIGDRQTGKTAVAVDTIINQRDNWRSGDPEKQVRCIYVAVGQKGSTIASVRGALEEAGALEYTTIVAAPASDPAGFKYLAPYTGSAIGQHWMYAGKHVLIIFDDLSKQAEAYRSVSLLLRRPPGREAYPGDVFYLHSRLLERCAKLNDELGGGSMTGLPIIETKANDVSAYIPTNVISITDGQCFLESDLFNAGIRPAVNVGISVSRVGGSAQIKAMRSVAGRLRLDLAQYRELEAFAAFGSDLDAASKAQLERGARMVELLKQGQYQPFPVEEQVVSIWAGTTGKMDDVPVAEIRRFEREFLDHVRLQHKDLLAGIVETGLLADGTVDALTSAIEAFKQGYQTADGKLLSEQA; from the coding sequence ATGGCGGAGCTTACGATCCGTCCGGAGGAGATCCGGGACGCGCTGGCCGACTTTGTCCAGTCGTACCAGCCGGACGCCGCTTCTGTGGAAGAGGTCGGCACGGTCACTGACGCGGCGGACGGCATCGCGCATGTCGAGGGCCTGCCCTCGGTCATGGCGAACGAGCTGCTGAAGTTCGAGGACGGCACGCTCGGCCTCGCGCTGAACCTCGACACCCGCGAGATCGGTGTCGTCATCCTCGGTGAGTTCGGCGGCATCGAAGAGGGCCAGACCGTGCGCCGCACCGGCGAGGTCCTCTCGGTTCCGGTCGGCGACGGCTTCATGGGCCGCGTCGTGGACCCGCTGGGCAACCCGATCGACGGCCTGGGCGAGATCGCCGCCGAGGGCCGCCGCGCCCTCGAGCTGCAGGCCCCCGGCGTCATGGCCCGCAAGTCGGTCAAGCAGCCGCTGCAGACCGGCATCAAGGCCATCGACGCGATGACCCCGATCGGCCGCGGCCAGCGCCAGCTGATCATCGGTGACCGCCAGACCGGCAAGACCGCGGTGGCCGTCGACACGATCATCAACCAGCGCGACAACTGGCGCTCGGGCGACCCGGAGAAGCAGGTCCGCTGCATCTACGTCGCCGTCGGCCAGAAGGGCTCCACCATCGCGTCCGTCCGCGGCGCCCTGGAGGAGGCCGGCGCGCTGGAGTACACCACCATCGTGGCGGCTCCGGCTTCCGACCCGGCCGGCTTCAAGTACCTCGCCCCGTACACCGGTTCGGCCATCGGCCAGCACTGGATGTACGCCGGCAAGCACGTCCTGATCATCTTCGACGACCTGTCGAAGCAGGCCGAGGCCTACCGCTCCGTCTCCCTGCTGCTGCGCCGCCCGCCGGGCCGCGAGGCCTACCCGGGTGACGTCTTCTACCTGCACTCCCGCCTGCTGGAGCGCTGCGCCAAGCTGAACGACGAGCTGGGCGGCGGCTCGATGACCGGTCTGCCGATCATCGAGACCAAGGCCAACGACGTCTCGGCGTACATCCCGACCAACGTCATCTCGATCACCGACGGCCAGTGCTTCCTGGAGTCCGACCTGTTCAACGCCGGCATCCGCCCGGCCGTGAACGTCGGTATCTCGGTCTCCCGCGTCGGTGGTTCCGCCCAGATCAAGGCCATGCGCTCGGTCGCCGGCCGTCTGCGCCTGGACCTCGCCCAGTACCGTGAGCTGGAGGCCTTCGCCGCCTTCGGTTCCGACCTGGACGCGGCCTCCAAGGCCCAGCTGGAGCGCGGTGCGCGCATGGTCGAGCTGCTGAAGCAGGGTCAGTACCAGCCGTTCCCGGTCGAGGAGCAGGTCGTCTCCATCTGGGCCGGTACCACCGGCAAGATGGACGACGTCCCGGTCGCCGAGATCCGCCGCTTCGAGCGCGAGTTCCTGGACCACGTCCGTCTGCAGCACAAGGACCTGCTGGCCGGCATCGTCGAGACCGGTCTGCTCGCCGACGGCACCGTCGACGCGCTGACCAGCGCGATCGAGGCCTTCAAGCAGGGCTACCAGACCGCCGACGGCAAGCTGCTCTCCGAGCAGGCCTGA